One genomic region from Sphingobacteriales bacterium encodes:
- a CDS encoding RNA polymerase sigma factor: MKQLNFQSEVKMANSILKPHAMRLTRDLNDAEDLIQETIVRALTNEDKFQEGTNIRAWLFTIMKNIFINDYRKKAKRSTIIDSTDNLYYLNASSAISNAGERSFVMNDIRNALLKISNELRIPFLMHYKGYKYHEIAEQLNLPLGTVKSRIFFARKELASILGKDYR; this comes from the coding sequence ATGAAACAACTCAATTTTCAATCAGAAGTTAAAATGGCTAACAGCATACTTAAGCCTCATGCAATGCGCTTAACAAGGGATCTGAATGATGCCGAAGACCTGATACAGGAAACCATCGTACGGGCATTGACCAATGAAGATAAATTCCAGGAAGGGACAAACATCCGTGCCTGGCTGTTTACCATCATGAAAAATATCTTTATCAATGACTACCGCAAGAAAGCCAAACGCAGTACGATTATAGACAGTACGGATAATTTATACTACCTCAATGCATCTTCTGCCATCAGCAATGCCGGAGAGCGTTCATTTGTCATGAATGACATCAGGAATGCGCTGCTGAAGATATCCAATGAGCTGCGTATCCCGTTTTTAATGCACTATAAAGGATATAAGTACCACGAAATAGCAGAACAACTCAATCTTCCGCTGGGAACGGTCAAGAGCCGTATTTTCTTTGCCAGAAAAGAACTGGCATCCATCCTGGGAAAAGATTACAGATAG
- a CDS encoding MerR family transcriptional regulator: MQKRLPTFHRYSIKDLEQLSNIKAHTLRVWEQRYGMLKPQRTDTNIRYYTDAELRYILNVSLLNQNGFKISKIAALSQEMIEREVKRITSLKLDHDSQINALVLAMIDLNEFSFTKIFSDSILRLGFEETIIQIIFPFLEKIGNLWVTGSIRPVHEHFISNLIRQKLIVNIDAHPKELKPNAKKFLLFTPENEIHELALLFSYYLLKSRNHDVMYIGLNIPVHDLISVFHHHQPDYLLSNFTVHPKGEMLKKYLQLLSKNFHSSQIILSGYQIRHFKGTLPPNVMKMTDISTLLQFIEKI, from the coding sequence ATGCAGAAAAGATTACCAACCTTCCATAGGTACAGTATAAAAGACCTGGAGCAACTGAGTAACATCAAAGCACATACGCTTCGGGTTTGGGAACAGCGTTACGGAATGCTGAAACCACAACGAACAGATACCAACATCCGTTATTACACGGATGCCGAACTGCGGTATATCCTCAATGTTTCATTATTAAATCAAAACGGGTTTAAGATTTCCAAAATTGCGGCTCTTTCACAGGAAATGATTGAAAGGGAAGTGAAAAGGATAACCAGTTTGAAATTGGATCATGACAGTCAGATAAATGCTCTGGTACTGGCAATGATCGACCTGAATGAATTTTCATTTACTAAAATATTTTCTGATTCTATTCTGCGCCTTGGATTTGAAGAAACGATTATTCAGATCATTTTCCCGTTCCTGGAAAAGATCGGTAATCTTTGGGTGACAGGCAGTATAAGGCCTGTACACGAGCATTTCATCAGTAACCTGATCAGACAGAAGCTGATAGTAAATATCGATGCGCATCCTAAAGAATTGAAACCCAATGCTAAAAAATTTCTCTTATTCACACCGGAAAATGAAATCCATGAACTGGCGCTGCTGTTTAGTTATTATCTGTTGAAATCCAGAAATCACGATGTCATGTATATCGGATTGAATATTCCGGTTCATGATCTGATTTCCGTGTTTCACCATCATCAGCCTGATTATCTGCTCAGCAATTTTACGGTTCATCCAAAAGGGGAAATGCTCAAAAAGTACCTGCAGCTCCTTTCTAAGAATTTTCATTCGTCTCAAATCATACTTTCCGGATATCAGATACGCCATTTCAAAGGAACACTCCCTCCTAATGTCATGAAAATGACAGATATAAGCACCTTGCTGCAGTTTATAGAAAAAATTTAG
- a CDS encoding acyl-CoA dehydrogenase family protein, whose translation MNSPYFTEEHELFRQSVRQFVEKEIMPFGNQWEKDEKISRDLFIKLGEQGFLGINHDEAYGGSKADIFYTCAYLEELAKSSYAGVCAAVSVHQYMAVNHIAEAGSPALKERFLRPSIDGRKVGAIAITEPFGGSDVQAMRTTARKEGDYYIINGSKTFITNGHFCDFAVVACKTDSNAGINGISLIVVERGTEGFTSSQLKKIGWHSSDTGELAFDNVKVPVSNLVGKEGMGFFYIMESFQIERLVAGILGIGGGEACLETTLKYMNEREVFGRPIKKYQVLRHEMVQLYTELEAGRQMTYNACRMFQNGEVPVKEASMVKLYMTELGNKIVDKCLQMFGGYGYMEDFPIARAYRDARVGTIVGGTTQIMREILSKIIIDDVRYKKVYSNPDETRSTAAASNDEKSWGNPQTAKEIILSIPLRIKKDKASAYSTVFQFDLSGENGGQYTLIVNDGDARIEEGLQGTPECIVTTDAKVYEDIELGRLDPTMAFMGGQIRVSNIGAMMQFAKYFHRI comes from the coding sequence ATGAATTCACCCTATTTTACAGAAGAACACGAATTATTCAGACAAAGTGTCCGGCAATTTGTAGAAAAAGAAATCATGCCCTTTGGCAACCAATGGGAAAAAGATGAAAAAATATCCCGTGATTTATTTATCAAACTGGGTGAGCAGGGATTTTTAGGCATCAACCATGATGAGGCGTATGGCGGTTCTAAGGCTGATATTTTTTATACCTGCGCCTACCTGGAAGAACTGGCCAAAAGCAGCTATGCCGGCGTTTGTGCCGCTGTCAGCGTGCATCAGTATATGGCTGTCAACCATATTGCTGAAGCGGGCAGCCCTGCATTAAAGGAACGTTTTCTTCGGCCATCCATTGATGGCAGAAAAGTAGGCGCCATAGCCATCACAGAACCGTTTGGAGGCTCCGATGTTCAGGCTATGCGGACCACCGCACGAAAGGAAGGGGATTATTATATCATCAATGGTTCCAAGACATTTATTACGAACGGACATTTTTGTGATTTTGCTGTCGTTGCCTGTAAAACAGACAGCAATGCCGGCATAAACGGAATCAGTCTGATTGTAGTAGAAAGAGGAACGGAAGGATTCACATCTTCTCAATTAAAGAAAATAGGATGGCACTCCTCTGACACCGGCGAACTTGCTTTTGATAATGTAAAGGTGCCTGTATCTAACCTTGTAGGAAAAGAAGGTATGGGATTCTTTTACATCATGGAAAGCTTTCAGATAGAAAGACTGGTGGCCGGAATATTGGGAATCGGTGGTGGTGAAGCCTGTCTGGAAACCACACTAAAATATATGAACGAACGGGAAGTGTTTGGAAGGCCTATTAAAAAATATCAGGTACTCCGACATGAGATGGTTCAACTTTATACAGAACTGGAAGCTGGAAGACAAATGACCTACAACGCCTGCAGGATGTTTCAGAATGGAGAGGTGCCTGTCAAGGAAGCATCCATGGTAAAGCTGTACATGACTGAATTAGGAAATAAGATAGTAGATAAATGTCTTCAAATGTTCGGCGGTTACGGCTATATGGAAGACTTTCCGATTGCGCGTGCCTACCGGGATGCGAGGGTTGGAACCATTGTAGGAGGCACAACACAAATCATGCGGGAAATCTTATCAAAGATAATCATAGATGATGTCCGTTACAAGAAGGTTTACAGCAACCCTGACGAAACAAGATCTACTGCTGCTGCATCAAACGATGAAAAAAGCTGGGGTAATCCGCAGACTGCCAAAGAAATCATCCTATCCATACCTTTACGAATCAAGAAAGATAAAGCTTCCGCTTACTCTACCGTTTTTCAGTTTGACCTCTCCGGAGAAAATGGCGGGCAATACACATTAATTGTAAACGATGGAGATGCCAGGATTGAAGAAGGTTTACAGGGAACACCTGAGTGTATCGTTACAACAGATGCCAAAGTTTATGAAGACATTGAACTGGGGCGATTGGATCCAACGATGGCATTTATGGGCGGACAGATTCGTGTCAGTAATATTGGAGCCATGATGCAATTCGCCAAATATTTTCACAGGATATAA
- a CDS encoding T9SS type A sorting domain-containing protein: MHRGQFSVYEYLYGIERQPGLCPVDDKWRNTLHFYLHHDREFSFQYPGTYTITLRAYKAGNGSAPFSKTIRVKSKPTVTVNSPTICSGQTATLTANGATSYTWTGGLSGNPATTPALTSAATYTVTGTADGCSNTAVASVSVTALPTVTVNSPTICSGQTATLTAGGATSYTWTGGLSGNPATTPALTGTATYTVTGTAGGCSKTAVATVTVTPLPSVIVNSPTICSGQTATLTAGGATSYTWTGGLTGNPATTPALFSTTTYTVTGTASGCTNTAVATVSVSSGLNVTVNSPTICAGQTATLTPNGATSYTWTGGLSGNPATTPALTTTTTYTVTGTTGGCTGTAIATVTVTALPTVTVNSPTICSGQTATLTANGATSYVWTGGLSGNPATTLPLTSTTTYTVTGTAGGCSKTAVATVTVTALPTVTVNSPTICSGQTATLTANGATSYVWTGGLSGNPATTPALTGTTTYTVTGTAGGCSKTAVATVTVTPLPTVTVNSPTICSGQTATLTAGGATSYTWTGGLTGNPATTPALTNTTTYTVTGTASGCTNTAVATVNVSSGLNVTVNSPTICAGQTATLTPNGATSYTWTGGLSGNPATTPALTGTMTYTVTGSSGACTGTAIATVTVTALPTVTVNSPTICSGNTATLTADGATIYTWTGGLSGNPATTPALSNTTTYTVTGSTGSCSKTAVATVTVNSTPATPAITQSNDTLYSSTIVVGASYEWYKGGVLQATTSVPSFKITSSGVYTVKVISNNCPSQISANFNASLTAITVNKLDITFTVSPNPNNGEFEIRFYSAKNKNYSLSVYNLTGQVILKEDVTLRIGNNSKRINLNGIEKGAYFLSIIGEEGFAVQNIIIQ; the protein is encoded by the coding sequence ATGCATAGGGGGCAGTTTAGTGTTTACGAATACCTCTACGGCATCGAGCGGCAGCCCGGACTCTGTCCGGTGGACGATAAATGGCGGAACACCCTCCACTTCTACCTCCACCACGACCGTGAGTTCAGTTTTCAGTACCCCGGTACCTATACGATCACCTTAAGGGCTTATAAGGCAGGCAATGGAAGTGCACCGTTTAGTAAGACGATTCGTGTTAAATCGAAACCGACGGTTACGGTGAACTCCCCGACAATCTGTTCGGGCCAGACGGCGACGCTGACGGCAAACGGAGCGACCAGCTACACATGGACAGGCGGTTTGAGCGGCAATCCGGCGACGACACCCGCCTTAACAAGTGCAGCCACCTATACGGTAACAGGCACAGCAGATGGCTGCAGCAATACGGCAGTTGCATCGGTATCCGTGACGGCATTGCCAACGGTAACGGTGAACTCCCCGACAATCTGTTCGGGTCAGACAGCGACGCTGACAGCCGGCGGAGCGACGAGTTATACCTGGACAGGCGGTTTGAGCGGTAACCCTGCGACTACCCCTGCCTTAACAGGAACGGCCACCTATACGGTAACGGGCACAGCGGGCGGCTGCAGTAAAACAGCGGTAGCGACGGTCACAGTGACACCATTGCCAAGCGTAATAGTGAACTCTCCGACGATCTGTTCCGGTCAGACAGCGACGCTGACGGCCGGCGGAGCGACGAGTTATACCTGGACAGGTGGACTGACGGGTAATCCGGCGACGACACCTGCCTTGTTTTCAACTACGACCTATACGGTAACAGGTACGGCGAGCGGATGTACGAATACGGCGGTAGCCACGGTGAGCGTCTCGTCCGGCTTAAATGTGACGGTAAATTCCCCGACAATCTGTGCGGGTCAGACGGCGACGCTGACACCAAACGGAGCCACGAGCTACACGTGGACAGGCGGACTAAGCGGCAATCCTGCGACGACGCCTGCTTTAACGACTACGACCACCTACACGGTAACAGGCACGACAGGTGGCTGTACGGGAACAGCGATAGCAACGGTTACGGTTACGGCCTTGCCAACGGTAACGGTGAACTCCCCGACAATCTGTTCGGGTCAGACAGCGACGTTGACGGCAAACGGAGCGACCAGCTATGTATGGACAGGCGGTTTGAGCGGCAATCCGGCGACGACACTTCCATTGACGAGTACAACTACGTATACGGTAACGGGAACAGCGGGTGGCTGCAGTAAGACAGCCGTAGCGACGGTTACGGTGACGGCCTTGCCGACGGTTACGGTGAACTCCCCGACAATCTGTTCGGGCCAGACAGCGACGCTGACTGCAAACGGCGCAACGAGCTATGTATGGACAGGCGGTTTGAGCGGTAACCCTGCGACCACCCCTGCCTTAACAGGAACGACCACCTATACGGTAACGGGCACAGCGGGCGGCTGCAGTAAAACGGCGGTAGCGACGGTCACGGTAACACCATTGCCAACGGTAACGGTGAACTCCCCGACAATCTGTTCCGGTCAGACAGCGACGCTGACGGCCGGCGGTGCGACGAGTTATACCTGGACAGGCGGACTTACGGGTAATCCGGCGACGACACCTGCCTTAACGAATACGACGACCTACACGGTAACAGGTACGGCGAGCGGATGTACGAATACGGCGGTAGCCACGGTGAACGTCTCGTCCGGCTTAAATGTGACGGTAAATTCCCCGACAATCTGTGCGGGTCAGACGGCGACGCTGACACCAAACGGAGCCACGAGCTACACGTGGACAGGCGGACTGAGCGGCAACCCTGCAACAACCCCGGCTTTAACAGGAACGATGACATATACAGTGACGGGAAGCAGTGGAGCGTGCACAGGAACAGCGATAGCGACGGTTACGGTGACGGCCTTGCCAACGGTAACGGTGAACTCCCCGACAATCTGTTCGGGCAATACAGCGACCCTGACGGCAGACGGAGCGACGATATACACCTGGACGGGCGGCTTGAGCGGCAACCCTGCGACGACACCGGCATTGTCAAATACAACAACTTACACGGTGACGGGAAGTACGGGATCCTGCAGTAAAACGGCAGTAGCTACAGTGACGGTAAACTCAACCCCTGCGACACCGGCTATTACCCAAAGTAATGATACGTTATACAGCAGCACCATTGTAGTCGGCGCTTCTTACGAGTGGTATAAGGGTGGTGTATTGCAGGCAACTACCTCTGTTCCTTCCTTTAAGATTACGAGTTCAGGTGTTTATACGGTAAAAGTGATTAGTAACAACTGTCCATCACAGATATCAGCAAACTTTAACGCTTCTCTGACAGCAATTACGGTAAATAAACTTGATATCACCTTTACGGTTAGTCCAAACCCTAACAACGGGGAATTTGAAATCAGATTTTATTCTGCAAAGAATAAGAACTATAGCTTATCTGTCTACAATCTGACGGGTCAGGTGATTTTGAAAGAAGATGTTACCTTGAGAATAGGGAATAATTCAAAGAGAATTAATCTTAACGGAATTGAAAAAGGTGCTTATTTCTTGAGTATTATCGGGGAAGAAGGATTTGCAGTTCAGAATATCATTATTCAGTAA